The Lycium ferocissimum isolate CSIRO_LF1 chromosome 1, AGI_CSIRO_Lferr_CH_V1, whole genome shotgun sequence genome includes a region encoding these proteins:
- the LOC132054343 gene encoding em protein H5-like, which produces MSSQQEKRSEMDRRAKEGETVVPGGTGGKSLEAQEHLAEGRSRGGQTRKDQLGSEGYQEMGRKGGLSTGDESGGERAQREGIEIDESKYKTKG; this is translated from the exons ATGTCGTCACAGCAAGAGAAAAGGTCTGAAATGGATCGAAGGGCAAAGGAAGGAGAAACTGTAGTTCCTGGGGGTACTGGTGGCAAAAGTCTTGAAGCTCAGGAGCACCTTGCTGAGG GTAGGAGCCGAGGAGGGCAAACGAGAAAGGACCAGCTGGGAAGTGAAGGATACCAGGAAATGGGACGCAAAGGAGGTCTCAGCACGGGCGATGAGTCCGGTGGTGAGCGTGCCCAACGTGAAGGGATCGAGATAGACGAGTCCAAGTACAAGACCAAGGGTTAA